The following are from one region of the Rosistilla carotiformis genome:
- the nadA gene encoding quinolinate synthase NadA has product MSVSIQPSEALPLKPYKSLSNTELSQRIDAVRQQLGDSLLILGHHYQQDEVIEHSDLRGDSYQLSQMAAESPACKTIVFCGVHFMAETADILANRPEKLAQRDGQRVQVILPDLAAGCSMADMAAIDQVETAWADMGEVIDTDSVIPVTYINSAASLKAFCGKHGGIVCTSSNARAVLEWAFERGQRVFFFPDQHLGRNTALTMDITNDQMPVWDPYEQELGGNDEQAIRDSRVILWKGHCSVHQMFRPEHVDAFRKNHPGIKILVHPECPQNVNDLADVSGSTGKIINTVKASPPGTKWAIGTELHLVNRLKQEHPEQEIHFLSPVICMCATMYRIDLAHLCWCLENLVAQENVNVIEVDEETSRWSLVALERMLAIK; this is encoded by the coding sequence GTGTCTGTATCGATCCAGCCTTCGGAGGCGTTGCCGCTGAAGCCTTACAAATCGCTTTCCAACACCGAACTGTCCCAACGTATCGACGCGGTGCGTCAACAATTGGGCGATTCGCTGCTGATCCTGGGGCATCATTACCAACAGGACGAAGTGATCGAGCACAGCGATCTGCGCGGCGACAGTTATCAGTTGAGCCAGATGGCGGCCGAGAGCCCCGCATGCAAGACGATCGTTTTTTGCGGCGTCCACTTCATGGCCGAAACCGCCGACATCTTGGCCAACCGCCCGGAGAAGCTGGCGCAGCGCGACGGGCAACGGGTGCAAGTGATCCTGCCCGACCTGGCCGCCGGTTGCTCGATGGCCGACATGGCGGCGATCGACCAAGTCGAAACGGCTTGGGCCGACATGGGCGAGGTCATCGATACCGATTCGGTAATCCCGGTCACCTACATCAATAGCGCCGCCAGCTTGAAAGCGTTTTGCGGAAAACATGGCGGCATCGTCTGCACCAGCAGCAACGCCCGAGCCGTGTTGGAGTGGGCGTTCGAACGCGGCCAACGCGTCTTCTTCTTCCCCGATCAACATCTCGGTCGCAACACCGCCCTGACGATGGACATCACCAACGATCAGATGCCTGTCTGGGATCCGTACGAACAGGAGCTTGGCGGCAATGACGAACAAGCGATCCGCGACAGCCGTGTGATCCTGTGGAAGGGGCACTGCAGCGTCCACCAGATGTTCCGCCCCGAACATGTCGATGCGTTCCGCAAGAACCACCCCGGGATCAAGATTTTGGTCCACCCCGAATGCCCGCAAAACGTCAACGACCTGGCCGATGTTTCGGGCAGCACGGGCAAGATCATCAACACGGTCAAGGCCAGCCCACCGGGAACCAAGTGGGCGATCGGAACCGAACTGCATTTGGTGAATCGATTGAAGCAGGAACATCCGGAACAGGAGATCCATTTCCTGTCGCCGGTGATCTGCATGTGCGCGACGATGTACCGCATCGATCTGGCCCACCTTTGCTGGTGCCTGGAGAATTTGGTCGCGCAAGAGAATGTGAATGTGATCGAAGTCGATGAGGAGACCTCACGATGGTCCTTGGTAGCACTGGAACGCATGTTGGCGATCAAGTAA
- a CDS encoding dihydrodipicolinate synthase family protein, translating to MNSSRFPGPLSGIVPPLVTPLTAPDSLHYQGVSNLVEHVIAGGVAGVFLLGTCGEGPALPFKLQCEWIERACSQVHDRVPVLVGVSSPSLEDSIGLAEHAADCGAAAIVSTLPYYFPVPEDQQSGHLVRLARRSPLPLVVYNMPACVHQSISIRTLQRLADEPNIAGFKDSAGDMDAFRQYCDLAIERRPEWCRLIGPEHLLAQAIAAGGTGGVAGGANVCPSLLHSLYLAAVEEDVVALNRLQKQADVLGRLYGQPETIGSVILGLKMALGLLGICEHHTTELFAPPTNEQWKATESVLAQLATWGLASV from the coding sequence ATGAATTCGTCGCGTTTCCCCGGTCCTTTGAGCGGCATCGTGCCACCGTTGGTGACCCCACTGACCGCTCCCGACAGCTTGCACTACCAGGGTGTCAGCAATTTGGTCGAGCATGTGATTGCCGGCGGGGTGGCGGGTGTGTTCCTGTTGGGAACCTGTGGCGAAGGCCCCGCGCTGCCATTCAAATTGCAGTGCGAATGGATCGAACGGGCCTGTTCGCAAGTCCACGATCGCGTTCCGGTGCTGGTCGGTGTCAGCAGCCCATCGCTGGAAGATTCCATCGGGCTCGCCGAACACGCTGCCGACTGTGGTGCCGCCGCAATCGTTTCCACCTTGCCCTACTATTTCCCGGTCCCCGAGGACCAGCAATCGGGGCATCTGGTCCGGTTGGCGCGACGTAGCCCGTTGCCGTTGGTCGTTTACAACATGCCCGCCTGCGTGCATCAATCGATCTCGATCCGCACGCTGCAGCGGTTGGCCGACGAACCGAACATCGCAGGATTCAAAGATAGTGCCGGCGATATGGATGCCTTCCGTCAGTACTGCGATCTCGCGATCGAACGGCGTCCGGAATGGTGCCGTTTGATCGGCCCCGAACATCTGTTGGCGCAGGCGATTGCCGCCGGAGGGACCGGGGGCGTCGCCGGTGGCGCGAACGTCTGCCCATCGCTGCTGCACAGCCTCTATCTTGCCGCGGTGGAAGAGGACGTGGTGGCGTTGAACCGTTTGCAAAAACAAGCCGATGTGTTGGGGCGGTTGTACGGTCAACCCGAAACGATCGGTTCGGTAATCCTTGGCCTGAAGATGGCCCTCGGTTTGCTGGGAATCTGCGAGCACCACACGACCGAACTCTTTGCACCGCCGACCAATGAGCAGTGGAAGGCGACCGAAAGCGTGCTGGCCCAGCTGGCGACGTGGGGCTTAGCCTCCGTTTGA
- a CDS encoding NAD(P)H-hydrate epimerase — MVLGSTGTHVGDQVTAAALRPLTRAEVRSIDEIAIGEYGMPGICLMENAGRGAAEQIVAHTPANEIAILCGGGNNGGDGFVIARHLELMGRRPHVFLLADPGKLAGDALTNWQIAMAGKIACEVVDERSLPSLQRKLADAACIVDAMLGTGASGDPRGAIALAIQAANAAKAFRVAIDLPSGLDCDTGSPGNPCFRADLTCTFVAEKIGFDAAGAREFTGTIRVVPIGAPADLMNRYAASESNGG, encoded by the coding sequence ATGGTCCTTGGTAGCACTGGAACGCATGTTGGCGATCAAGTAACGGCAGCCGCATTGCGGCCGTTGACGCGGGCGGAGGTTCGATCGATCGATGAGATCGCGATCGGAGAATACGGAATGCCCGGGATCTGCCTAATGGAGAATGCCGGACGTGGCGCGGCGGAACAGATCGTTGCGCACACTCCCGCCAACGAGATCGCGATCCTATGCGGCGGCGGCAATAACGGCGGCGATGGTTTTGTGATCGCCCGGCACCTGGAACTGATGGGACGTCGACCGCATGTGTTCCTGCTGGCCGATCCTGGAAAGTTGGCGGGAGATGCGTTGACCAATTGGCAAATCGCGATGGCCGGTAAGATTGCCTGCGAGGTTGTCGATGAACGTTCGCTGCCGAGCCTGCAGCGCAAGCTGGCCGATGCGGCGTGCATCGTCGACGCGATGTTAGGGACCGGCGCCAGCGGAGACCCTCGCGGCGCGATCGCCCTGGCGATTCAAGCGGCCAACGCCGCCAAAGCGTTTCGCGTGGCGATCGATCTTCCCAGCGGACTCGATTGCGACACCGGCAGCCCTGGGAATCCCTGTTTTCGCGCCGACCTGACCTGCACCTTTGTCGCCGAGAAGATAGGCTTCGACGCCGCCGGCGCACGGGAGTTCACCGGCACGATCCGCGTCGTTCCGATCGGCGCTCCGGCCGACTTAATGAACCGCTACGCGGCCTCCGAATCAAACGGAGGCTAA
- a CDS encoding DUF6677 family protein — MSSPRSENNPSAFHPGPGDRVVQVDGQTVYLRKPALAAVLAWLVPGAGHLYQGRTRKGWMFMICILLTYFFGFAIGGGHVVYASWIDGDKRWHYLCQLPVGLVAFPALIEGNNMRKHTVRGITTADWKPLFGELMAPPRRPLQENDADDLASWYAERGAGYEMGTWYTMIAGLLNVLVIFDAYAGPLAIAISGKSERSTKEDSADEASDSENEKGAV; from the coding sequence ATGTCCAGTCCTCGCAGCGAAAACAATCCCTCCGCGTTCCACCCAGGCCCCGGCGATCGCGTCGTGCAAGTCGATGGACAGACCGTCTATTTGCGCAAACCCGCACTGGCCGCCGTCTTGGCTTGGTTGGTCCCCGGTGCAGGACATCTGTATCAAGGCCGCACCCGCAAGGGCTGGATGTTCATGATCTGCATCCTATTGACCTACTTTTTCGGGTTTGCCATCGGCGGCGGGCATGTGGTTTACGCATCGTGGATCGATGGCGACAAGCGGTGGCACTATCTGTGCCAGTTGCCGGTCGGGCTGGTCGCCTTTCCGGCATTGATCGAAGGGAACAACATGCGGAAGCATACCGTGCGTGGGATCACCACCGCGGATTGGAAGCCGCTATTTGGCGAACTGATGGCGCCACCGCGTCGCCCGTTGCAAGAGAACGATGCCGACGACTTGGCAAGCTGGTATGCCGAACGGGGCGCCGGATACGAGATGGGAACGTGGTACACCATGATCGCCGGACTATTGAACGTGTTGGTGATCTTCGACGCCTACGCCGGTCCGCTAGCGATCGCGATCAGCGGCAAATCGGAACGTTCCACCAAAGAGGATTCGGCCGATGAAGCCAGCGATTCCGAAAACGAAAAGGGAGCTGTCTGA